In Shewanella glacialimarina, the genomic stretch TAATCCACACATGCTGTTTGATGGCTAAAATCTGACTCAGAATTGATCTTCATCATAACTCAGGTTTTTCTAGCCCGTAAAATGGCATGCTATATTGATTATCTCTAATGAAGGTTATGTAGTGAAAAATCAGGACATTCGGGCGCAATTATCAAAAATTGAGATAGCGCTTAGATCAGAAATTGGTCTTGGGCTTATTCAGCAGCATCTTGCAGATCTAGAGCTCAATATTATTCAGCAAATGGATTTATCTAACCTTATTGATTATCTCAGCGAACTAAAGCTGGCCGATTGCGGTTCATTTGAACGCCTAATGCGTTTAGACGCCGCATTATGCCAACTTGATTTAGGCTTATATGGTCTATGTTCAGATTGTGAATCAGAAATAGAAGCATCACGCTTACAAAGCGATCCCACTGAACAACGCTGTAGTATCTGCGCCTCCCGTTACAACCAGGAACATCGGCATGAATTACGTTTAAACCATTAATATTGTGATGATACCACTGGAACAAAACCGTTAACCAACAATGCTGTATTTTTATATCAAAACCTTTTAATAAGTATTACTTGTTGGCATGTCTATTTAACAGCTTAATTCAATCTGCTTTGGGAACCGAATTAAGCATCATTCGGGCTAAGTTATCAAAACGGGCTTCTCTTTGTGCCATGTTGTTATCTGGTTCGGTAAAGCCTTGGGCTAAAACACGCCAGAAAGGTTGTTCGACGATTGGATTAAATAAGGCTATCAGCACAGAACCTTTTTCATGTTCGCTATCCACTCCCTGAGTAGCAAGCCCTGGCACTAACCCGGCCTTAGCTAATATTTCTGCATCGCTCATCTCTGATGCTAATGCCATACCAAAACCAATCGTCATTTGTGGCGAGTCAGTAGCTTTAACCACCTGATAGCCTTTTTCAGCCATTATCTTATCTACTGAGTCACGTAACTGAGTCTTTAAGGTTTGTTCATCTATTTTATTGGCTGTATGGACCGAAAACATGCTTGCATGCCAGGCATAGGTTTTGGCAACAGAATATAAATCACCGCTAGTAACCATAGTAATGCGGCTTGTTGGAGTCGACTCGATATTGGAAGCGGTACATGCTGTTAGCATAACAATACAAACAGAGAGGATAAGCTGATTAAAGTGTTTTAACATAAATAACGGCCCTATTTTCGCCACCTTTAACTCAGATGACATTGTGTAGTGTTAGTGCTGTGTTTGATACAAAATCGCGAAAAATATCCGAGTTAATTAACCCGATAAACTTAAGATAACAATAATTTATTAACGAGTATCTATTCTTGTAAAACTTTTTATTAGATTGTCATTACGTTACTGGTTAGAATGCCAGCCATTAATGTACTGAACCGGATAAATTGACTCAAAATGGAACTGGTCTTCGCCATTGCATTGTTTGCATTCTCTTCAGGTATCACCCCTGGCCCTAATAACATCATGTTAATGACATCAGGTGTTAACTTTGGTATTAAACAAAGTTTACCTCACCTTCTTGGCATTAGCCTTGGATTTCCGCTAATGATCCTTGCTGTAGGTTTAGGCATGGCAGCGGTATTTCAAACCTACCCCATCTTACATACCATCATCAAAGTGCTAGGGATAAGCTATTTGTTATACCTGTCATGGCTTATTGCCAATAGCAGCAGCAAGATGGAAGGTAAAAAAATCAGTAAGCCTTTTAGCTTTCTACAGGCAGCGGCTTTTCAATGGGTAAATCCCAAAGGCTGGATTATGGCTGTGGGCGCAATAGCCACATTCACCACTGTACACCAGGATCTCACAGCTCAAGTTATCACTATTGCCGGTGTGTTTTTGTGTGTCGCATTTCCCTGCGCCATCGTTTGGCTTGGCTTTGGTGTCGCCTTAAAGCGCATTCTTAAAAATGAACGCCAACAACGAATATTTAATATCAGTATGGCAATATTACTCGTGGCATCCATCATTCCGATGGTCATTCCAAATCATTAAAAAGATAGGCTAATTTATGTCAGATTTACATCCATGCATTGCTGAATCAGAAAATTGGGTTAAGCGGGTAATTGTAAAATATAATATTTGCCCATTTGCACGACGTGAAGTGGAGCGCGGCACCATTAGATACTACGCCTGTGAAGAAGCTAAAGTAAAAAAGGTGCTTGAAGCCTTTGTGATGGAATGTATTTTACTTGAACAGCAGCCAGACATTGAAACCACGCTGTTTATTTTGCCCCGAGGATTTGAAGGCTTTTATCCCTATCTTGACCTAGTTGATTTAGCCAACGACCTTTTAGTTGAGCAAGGATTTGAAGGGGTGTTTCAAATAGCCAGTTTTCACCCTGACTATTGTTTTGATGGTGAACCTCAAGATAGCCCAGCCAATTATACCAATCGCGCCCCTTACCCAACATTGCATCTTATCAGAGAGGCCAGTATGGAAAAGGCCTTAGCGGATTATGATGATCCTGAGTCAATACCAGAGCGAAATATCGAATTTGCTCAGCGTAAAGGGTGCGAGTTTTTTATTAAGTTGCTTAAAGAGTGCCAGCAGTAAGTTCTCTTATCGCGACATAGTCACGATAGCGTCAAGCCCAAGCCTTAAGGAGTTACCTTGAGGCTTTTTTATTAAAAAAATACACCTAATGAATTGTCTTAATCCATGCTAGTAAATAAGCTGGATAACAACCAATAAGCAGTAAATCTTTACAGCTTTATAACAATAAAAATGCATCACGCTTGTTTGATTTATATCGTGATTCGGTTAGCTTAGTCAGCGATTACCGATCTAATAACCGTAGCAGAAGGGATAAGGACATGAATAAGGCACTCGTTTCACTGTGCGTCTTAAGTAGCATAACCGCCACAGCGGCCTTTGCAGAACAAAAAGTAGTACAACAAACACCAGTAAAGGCAGCATTAATGGCAGAGCAAACAGACAGCTTTCAATGGCTTGAAGAGGTCGAAGGTAAAAAGCCTTTGGCTTGGGTAACTGAAAAAAATGCCCACAGCGCAGCAGCTATAAAATCTTATAAAGGTTTTGAAACCTTAGTAGATAATTCACTGGCTATTTTAAACAGTAAAGACAGGATCCCCTATGCCGAACGCAAGGGTGAGTACCTGTATAATTTTTGGAAAGACGAAACCCATGTTCGTGGTATATATCGCCGCACTAGCTTAACCGAATACGTAAAAGATGACCCTAAATGGGAAACGGTTTTAGACATAGATGCCATTGCCAAAGCCGATGATGTCAGCTGGGTCTTTAAAGGCATTAATTGTCACACCCCTGACAATACGCTGTGTTTAGTATCACTTTCCCGTGGCGGCGCAGATGCGGTTGAAGTGCGGGAATTTAATCTAAAAACTAAAAGCTTTATTAAAAATGGTTTCTTGTTACCCGAAGCAAAATCTGATCTCACCTGGTTAAACCAGGATCAAGTCTTTGTCGCGACAGATTTTGGCGGCACCGAAGGCATGACAGATTCAGGCTATGCTAGCGTAGTCAAACTTTGGCAACGCGGCACTGCCTTAGATAAAGCCAGCTTTATTTATCAGTCAGATAAAAGCTCAGTCGCCGCTGGCGCTCAGGTACTGGATGATGGTGAATCGAAAATAGTGTTAATTGGCGATTATCATACTTTCTACACTGCCAGTCACTTTGTCTATGATCAAGGCAAACTCACTGAATTGAATATTCCCAAAGACGCTGAAATTAAAGGTTACTTCAAGGGTAATATCTATCTTGAACTTAAAAGTGAGCTAACCAGTCAAAAACTGGCTCAAGGGGCTGTCGTTTATGCGCCTGTCGCCTCTCTTATTAGCGCAAATCCAGAATACCAGTTATTAACCGCCCCTGATGCCCATTCAGCTATCGCGCAGGTCGCTTTTAGCAAAAGCGCGGTATACGTTAACTACCTGGAAGATGTAAAAAGCAAACTGGTACGTTTTGAGCCAAAAGCAGACAGCACCTGGGTACAAACTCCGGTGGCATTCGATGCTAACGGCAGCCTAACTATTTTTGACATAGAGCAAGACAGAGATGATTTCTATGTCGATTACAACAGCTTTCTCGAGCCTTCTAGCTTGTATGAAGTGCAAGGTAATACATTAGCGATCAATAAACTAAAGTCGCTGCCACAGCAGTTTGATGCTGAAAGATTTGTTACTGAACAATACTTTGCCACCTCAAAAGATGGCACTAAAGTGCCCTACTTTGTGGTGATGGATAAAAACCTGAAGTTCAATGGTAAGAATCCAACCCTACTTTACGGTTACGGTGGATTTGAGATTTCACTTCGCCCTAAATATTCAGCAACCATAGGTAAAAACTGGCTAGAACAAGGCGGCGTGTACGTATTATCAAACATACGCGGTGGTGGCGAATATGGCCCTGCTTGGCACCAGGCGGCGTTAAAGCAAAATCGTCATAAAGCCTATGAAGATTTTGAAGCCATAGCAGAAGATCTTATCAGCCGAAACATCACCTCAAGCCAGCATTTAGGCATTCAAGGCGGCAGTAACGGCGGCCTATTAATGGGCGCAGCCCTGACTCGCCGCCCTGACTTATACAATGCTGTGGTATGCCAAGTACCGTTATTGGACATGAAACGCTTCAGTCAATTGTTAGCGGGAGCTAGCTGGATGGGCGAGTATGGTAATCCAGATATCGCTGAAGAATGGGCTTATATTAAAACTTATTCGCCGTACCATAATTTAGATAAAAGCAAAAAGTATCCTAAGGCCTTCTTCACCACCTCAACCCGTGATGACCGTGTCCACCCTGGGCACGCCCGTAAAATGGTCGCAAAAATGGAGTCTATGGGAATTGATGTGCTGTATTACGAAAATATGGAAGGTGGTCATGCTGGTGCAGCAGACAACAAACAAGCTGCCGAGCTTTCGAGCTTAGTGTATGCCTATTTGCTACAGCAGCTGAAATAACGGCTAAAGTTACAGATCAGATAGTTGCGGCGCTAATCACGCTATTTTTGTGGTGATTAGCAAGCTGTATTAACAGTCTGTACTCGCAATCGATAATAACCAGCAAAACACAAAACCAGTCAACTGACTGGTTTTTTTGAGCAAATTATTTAAACATAATAATATAGTAAAGGGGATTACATTTGTTTCGGTTAACGAAAAATACCTATATTTATCAGTAACTAAATATGTTTACCTCTGTGATTGAAAATGACCTTTTAATAAATGGCCACGTCATTTCATATATAAGATAAAAACCAACCTTAGAAAAGATTAATACTTTTAACTTAAAAACAAAACCCAAAACCCCACCTTAAGGCTAACAAAAAAGTATCAAAATCATAACAAAAAAACACCTAAACCCATGATATATAAGTTAATTCCTGAATAAAACCAAAATCAACCGAATTTCTACCCCCTACTTTATTACTAATACTGCAATTTATTCAAATAACCTGCAAGTCGGCTTTAACGCCTAAAATGTAAACAAATTGTTACTCAATTAATCTAAATCCAAACTACTGCGTCGCAACAAAGAAACAAATATGTCATTTTTTAATCTATTTTGGATAAGTCTCGACATTCATGGAGGCAACAACAATATGGAGAATCAAATGGTACAAAAACATAAAATAGCCCTTGCGGTATTGGCAGCTCTGAGCACTCTTCCAATTCAATCCAAGGCAGCAGAATTACTTTTAGTCGACAGTTCAAAAGCGATTAAAGATAATTATATCGTGGTATTTAATACCCCTAGCGTGTTAAATCTTCAAGACGTATCAGCATTAGCTGACTTTTCAACTCAGCAAGCGAATATACTGGCCACTAACTACGATATTAGCGTAGTAAAAAACTTTGGTAGCGCATTAAATGGTGTATTAATTAATGCAAATGCCAAACAAATTGCTGAACTTCAAAATGACCCCAAAATTAAATACATAGAACAAGATCAAATGATGTCTATTTCGCCAGTAATAGAAGCCAATAGTAATCAGGGTAATCCTACCTGGGGGTTAGACAGAATAGATCAGCGAGATTTACCCTTAGATAATAACTATCACTATGATTTCGATGGTTCTGGTGTCACCGCTTATGTGGTTGATACTGGAGTACTGACTAGCCATAATGAATTTGGTGGCCGCGCCAGTAGTGGTTATGATTTTATTGATAATGACTTTGATGCCACTGACTGTAATGGTCACGGTACACATGTAGCGGGTACGATTGGTGGTTCAAGTTACGGGGTTGCCAAAAACGTTAACATCGTCGGTGTCCGCGTACTAAATTGTAGTGGTTCTGGTAGTAATTCAGGCGTCATTTCGGGCATTAACTGGGTTAAAAATAATGCCTCAGGCCCTTCTGTAGCGAATATGAGTTTAGGTGGCGGCGCATCACAAGCAACCGATGATGCGGTGAATGCTGCTGTTGCAGCAGGTATCAGCTTTGTTGTCGCTGCTGGTAATGACAATAGCAATGCTTGTAATTACTCTCCGGCTCGTGCAGCCAATGCTGTCACAGTAGGCTCAACAACAAGCTCTGACTCCCGTTCAAGCTTTTCCAACTATGGTACTTGTCTTGATATTTATGCCCCAGGTTCAAGCATTACTTCAGCTTGGTATACTTCAAATAGTGCAACAAATACCATCAGCGGGACCTCAATGGCAGCTCCCCATGTAGCTGGTGTTGCTGCGGTTTATCTTAATCAAACTCCAACTATGACGCCAGCTCAAGTGACAAGCTTACTGACCACGCGTGGCAGTGGCGGTAAAGTATCTGATGCAAAAACGGGCTCACCCAACACACTGCTATTCTCGTTAGACGAAGTGGGTGGTTGTGGTACTAATTGCCCACCGCCAACAGATACTGAGCTTTTAGATGGACAAGCTATTAGTACTTCTGGGGCTCAGGGTTCAGCGAACTACTATTTCATCGATGTGCCTGCAAATGCTTCAAGTCTTGCCATTGCATTAGCTGGAGGATCTGGTGATGCGGACATTTATGTCAGTCAAGGTGTCAAACCGACAGTGAATAGTTATCAATGTCGCCCCTATAAAACGGGCAATAATGAAAGTTGTGATTTTACCAATCCAGCTGCGGGTAAGTGGTATGTCATGGTACAAGGTTATGCAGCCTACTCAAATGCTAACCTAATGGCTGACTATAGCGTAGGAGGCGGCACCAGTTGCTCAGGCAGTGATTGTCTAGTCAATGGCGTACCAAGAACAGGCCTAACTGGCACTAGCAGTTCGCAGACTTTCTACAAAGTCGTTGTACCCGCAAACAAAACATTGACTGTAGCGATGAGTGGTGGCAACGGCGATGCGGATTTATATGTTAAAGCCGGTAGCCAGCCTAGCACGAGCAGTTTTGATTGCCGTCCATACAAAAATGGCAATAATGAAACCTGTTCACTAACCCCTTCAGTGGAAACCACCTACCATGTAATGATGTTAGGATACACTAGCTATTCGGGGATAAGTTTAGTAGCAAGTTATTAATATTTGATAAATATTAATAACTAAAAATGAAACTGCCGCTTATTTCTGACTAGAAGTAAGCGGCATTTTTAATCTTACTTTTTTGATTCATGGCTGAGTTAAAACAACATGTGTATCACTCTAGATTGATGAAAAGCGCACTGCAGTAATTAACCTTGTGCACTGATACTAAAGTTTCACAAAAAAGCAGCCTTAATCATGCTGCACAAATCACAGTACAGTAAAGCCTTACATATCAGCTGCAACGGGTAATCGAATATAAAACCGAGCACCACAACCTGGTTCAGAGTTATAGCCAATTCTGCCATTCATTACTTCAATAAGCTCCTTACACAATGCTAAGCCTAAACCAGTACCGCCTTTAGCTTTAGAACTACTGGCGTCGGCTTGGGAAAATTTTTCGAAAATTTTACTTTTAAAGTCTTCTGATATACCGGCTCCTTGATCTTGTACGGCAATCTCAACCTCACCTGCAATAATCGTCGCGGACAAAGTAACACCTCCAGTGGGTGGTGAAAATTTGACTGCGTTAGAGAGTAAATTGGTCAAAATTTGTAACAAACGATGCTCATCAACAAATAGCCAAATCTCATCCATTGACTCATCCAGTTGTAATGCCAAAGTAATTTTATGCAGGTCTGCGTATGGCTGATGATCATCAATCGCTCTTTGCAAAAGCGGCACTATATTTAATCGCTGCATTTCAAATAACATTTTACCTGCCGCAAGTTTTTCAATGTCTAATAAGTCATTGATCAAGCGACTAAGTTGCTTACAGTTACTGCTTGCTATATCTATCAGCTTCTCCGCTTTAGCAGGTAAAGTGACAATTTTTCCAGACTGTAATAAGTTTAACGCACCATAAATAGACGTTAAGGGGGTACGAAGCTCATGACTGACTGTTGAGATGAATTCATCTTTCATTTGCTGTAATTTCATTCTGTCGGTAACGTCTTGCACAGACCCTATCATGAGAAGATCAGGGTTTTTATCTTCAGTAACCAATTGCCCTAATTCATGTACCCAACGCACCTCACCGTTAGGCTTAATGATGCGGTGAACCACGTTGTGAATGCCTGTCAAGCGGGCCTGCTGCTCACTTTTTTCAACTTTATCAATATCGTCAGGATGAACAGCGCTTTTAAACAGTGTCACACTCGGCACGATATCCTGTGCGTCAAAACCAAAAATCTGATAAATAATCGGCGACCACCATAAGGTTCCATGTTTAAGCGATGCATGCCAATAACCAATTTGAGCTTGCTCACTGGCTAAGTCAAGACTTTGCTGGGCAACATTAAGCTGTAAATTGAGTTCCTCAAGTTTGAGGTAATATTCTTTAGTCTGGGTAATATCATGAATATAACCATGCCATAAAGTACTGCCGTCGGGCATCATTTCTGGTGTAGCTTTGCCAGATAGCCACATCAGTGAATTGTCATCCCGGTAAACACGATATTCCTGTTCCCAGATAGCCTGTTGTTGACTAGATTGCTCAATACTGTGGCCAACAGCAGCTAAATCTTCAGGATAAATTTTGGCAAATGCATTTGATGCATCGCTAAGAACCTCTTCCGGTGTTACACCATAAATATCTTTAATTGCATCACTAGCATAAGGAAACGCACTGCGTCCGTCAGGCCATAACTGGAACTGATAAACTACACCAGGAAGCTGCTGGGTCAATTTTATCAATTGGTCCTGCAGCTTATTTTCTTTAGTAACATCCATGATAAAACCATCGAGAAACTGCACTACTCCGTTACTATCATATTCGGCGGCGCCATGCTCTTCCACCCACATAACTGAACCATTATGATGCAACACACGGTAAGTGATTACCCAGCTAGATAGATTCAGTATCGCTTTTTCAACAAGATTAACTATCAGTACTCTATCTTCTGGATGAATAACACTGGCATAACTGCGCACCGCATTATCGATAAAATCACTAGCAGAATAGCCTATAAGCGAGTAGATATGCTCGCTCATAAATAGCATAGTCCAGTGCTCATCGGCTTTACATCGGTAGGTCACCCCAGGGATATTGGCGACCAAAGTCTTAAACTGGTCTCGGCTGTGCATTAATGCTAACTGGTTATGCTTTTGTGTGGTGATATCTGCATGGGTGCCGTACATCATAAGAGGCTTGCCATCAGCAGTGTATGAAACCACTTTACCTCTGTCATGTACCCATACAAAGTGGCCGTCTTTATGTTTCATTCGACATTCAATATCATAAAACTCGGTTAAACCATTAAAATGCTCTTGGAGTGAGATATTAGAATTAGCTAAATCATCTGGATGTGTCATAGCTATCCAGGTTTCTATCGAAATGGGTTCAAGCTCCTCAAGCTTATAACCAATAATCTCAGCCCAGCGCTCGTTATAAACCGTTTCACCGGTTTCAATATTCCATTGCCAAGTCCCTATCCTCGTTCCTTCTAGAACTGAGCGATAAAGTAACTCACTTGCCGCTAATTGATTATGGGCCTGCTCTTGTAATCTATCGTAAATTTCCTGTTCAACACTCTTAGCAAATCCGAATGCAATCTGGCGCTCTTTTTCAGTAAATTGGCGAGGCTGGCTATCAATAAAGCAAAGTGTGCCAATATTTTGCCCTTTAACCACTAAAGTCACACCAGCATAAAAGCGAATAAATGGCGCGTCTAGTACTAAGGGATTATCTGCAAATCGGCTATCAAGTAAGGTATCTGGAACTTCAAAAATGCCCTTTGATAAAATGGCATGGCCACAGAATGAGATATCTCGGCCGGTCTCGCAGGCATCAAGACCTTGTTTAGATTTAAACCACTGCCGGTCGGTATCAACCAATGAGACAAGCACGATTTCTGTACCTAGGCACAGTTGCGCTAACTGGGTTAAGCGATCAAAACGTCGCTCTGGCAGCGTATCTAACAACCCAGTATTTTGTAATACGATAAGTCTTTCTTTCTCGCAGGTAGGCAACAAAGGAGTTTGCATCAGTTACTCCGGATTATTTGTGTCTTGTGATGCAAAGTAAGCCTGATAAATAGATTCCAATTTATCGCCAAGGCTCATTGCATCAAAGGGTTTTTCAATAACAGCAACTGCGCCAGCATTTAAATATTCTTGCTTTTCCGACTGCTGAATACGCGCTGTCATAAAAACAACTGGGATTGTTTGGCAATGGGGTTTTTTACGAATTTCAGCCAGCGTTTGTAAACCATCTATACCCGGCATCATGGCATCTAACAATATTAAGTCTGGCGTAAAGTGCTCCACCTGCCTGATGGCCTCATAACCACCATCGCAAGATACTAAAGTAAACCCAGATATATCAACCAGAGCCATTTCGACGATAACTCGAATTGTCTCAGCATCTTCTACGTGTAAAATTTTCTCTAGTGGCATGCAGGCTCCAGTATGATGGGGATCCCAAAAAAATTGAGTTAAACTGATTTGCTAATTATTGTATGATAATTTCTTTATAGCAAACTAAGTTGTTGAATAAAATCATTGATTCACAATAGCTCAGGATTATCTATATAGATATATATAAGTGCTGGATTCAGCAACAAGATATCGATTAAGCTGCTATTATCTTTACATATAGTAAACTTAAAAAGTCATCATGAGCCGAGAACCATAGTTATGAAAACGAATAAAGAGCTTGTTAATCAGCATTCGGTCAATGACATTGATGAAAATATCACTCATAAGTGTAGCTCAGAATCGACAACTAAGACGCTCGAAAATTTACTACAACCTTTTGGGGGGAATGAGAAATTCTATCGGCGCTTAATCAGCGTTTTTGAAGCCAATTTAGAGCAACAACTGCAAAAATTGGCGTTGATGACCGCGCAAAAAAATGCCAAAGAAATACTGGGAATTGTCCATACTCTTAAAGGCAGTGCAGGATCAACGGGCTTATCATCATTGTATCGTGACTTGTGTGAGTGTGAAACTAAGCTAAAGCAAGCTTATGACTCTAATACTTCAGCCTTTGATATGCTTTGTGTCGACCTAGCTGAACAATTACGTTTTGTAGCACAAACGGATCTATCGAATATTCATGCACTTTTACTCAATCAATCACAAATAAAACCCTCAGAGACAGCACCGCAGCAAGCTGAATATACCATCACTGAACTGAAGTTGATCCTAGCTGAACTTAAGCAACACCTAGACGATTTTAATCTCAAAGCTGTCGATATCGCTGAACTACTTCAAAGTAACCGAGCCCAGAAGCTATCCCTTGAGCACAACTTCACTGCGTTATGTGATGCTGTAGAGGTACTTGATTTCGAAAAAGCACTTATTGAATTATCTTCCCTATCTGAAGGATTGTAGAACTCGCTTTACTTCACAGGTACTATCCCCAAAAACACTGCAGTATAGGCAAAGTTTTATAATTTTATTGCACTCAACGAGTAGACCAAAGGCATCGCTTGGTTATTTTTAACCATCTGATAACGTGGGACTTCACTACTTTCATCCAAGCTTAGCCCTGTAAAACAATTATAAGGGCTATAGTCAAATTCATTAAAATGCTTAAGCTGTAAACCCGCAGCTAATAATGCATTAATCACATCGCTTATCGGATGTGCCCAAGTAACCACAGTATGTTCAGTACCATCACAATTTTC encodes the following:
- a CDS encoding LysE family translocator, whose protein sequence is MELVFAIALFAFSSGITPGPNNIMLMTSGVNFGIKQSLPHLLGISLGFPLMILAVGLGMAAVFQTYPILHTIIKVLGISYLLYLSWLIANSSSKMEGKKISKPFSFLQAAAFQWVNPKGWIMAVGAIATFTTVHQDLTAQVITIAGVFLCVAFPCAIVWLGFGVALKRILKNERQQRIFNISMAILLVASIIPMVIPNH
- a CDS encoding Hpt domain-containing protein, with amino-acid sequence MKTNKELVNQHSVNDIDENITHKCSSESTTKTLENLLQPFGGNEKFYRRLISVFEANLEQQLQKLALMTAQKNAKEILGIVHTLKGSAGSTGLSSLYRDLCECETKLKQAYDSNTSAFDMLCVDLAEQLRFVAQTDLSNIHALLLNQSQIKPSETAPQQAEYTITELKLILAELKQHLDDFNLKAVDIAELLQSNRAQKLSLEHNFTALCDAVEVLDFEKALIELSSLSEGL
- a CDS encoding S8 family serine peptidase; protein product: MVQKHKIALAVLAALSTLPIQSKAAELLLVDSSKAIKDNYIVVFNTPSVLNLQDVSALADFSTQQANILATNYDISVVKNFGSALNGVLINANAKQIAELQNDPKIKYIEQDQMMSISPVIEANSNQGNPTWGLDRIDQRDLPLDNNYHYDFDGSGVTAYVVDTGVLTSHNEFGGRASSGYDFIDNDFDATDCNGHGTHVAGTIGGSSYGVAKNVNIVGVRVLNCSGSGSNSGVISGINWVKNNASGPSVANMSLGGGASQATDDAVNAAVAAGISFVVAAGNDNSNACNYSPARAANAVTVGSTTSSDSRSSFSNYGTCLDIYAPGSSITSAWYTSNSATNTISGTSMAAPHVAGVAAVYLNQTPTMTPAQVTSLLTTRGSGGKVSDAKTGSPNTLLFSLDEVGGCGTNCPPPTDTELLDGQAISTSGAQGSANYYFIDVPANASSLAIALAGGSGDADIYVSQGVKPTVNSYQCRPYKTGNNESCDFTNPAAGKWYVMVQGYAAYSNANLMADYSVGGGTSCSGSDCLVNGVPRTGLTGTSSSQTFYKVVVPANKTLTVAMSGGNGDADLYVKAGSQPSTSSFDCRPYKNGNNETCSLTPSVETTYHVMMLGYTSYSGISLVASY
- a CDS encoding DUF1415 domain-containing protein, with product MSDLHPCIAESENWVKRVIVKYNICPFARREVERGTIRYYACEEAKVKKVLEAFVMECILLEQQPDIETTLFILPRGFEGFYPYLDLVDLANDLLVEQGFEGVFQIASFHPDYCFDGEPQDSPANYTNRAPYPTLHLIREASMEKALADYDDPESIPERNIEFAQRKGCEFFIKLLKECQQ
- a CDS encoding TraR/DksA family transcriptional regulator, whose product is MKNQDIRAQLSKIEIALRSEIGLGLIQQHLADLELNIIQQMDLSNLIDYLSELKLADCGSFERLMRLDAALCQLDLGLYGLCSDCESEIEASRLQSDPTEQRCSICASRYNQEHRHELRLNH
- a CDS encoding PAS domain-containing protein, translating into MQTPLLPTCEKERLIVLQNTGLLDTLPERRFDRLTQLAQLCLGTEIVLVSLVDTDRQWFKSKQGLDACETGRDISFCGHAILSKGIFEVPDTLLDSRFADNPLVLDAPFIRFYAGVTLVVKGQNIGTLCFIDSQPRQFTEKERQIAFGFAKSVEQEIYDRLQEQAHNQLAASELLYRSVLEGTRIGTWQWNIETGETVYNERWAEIIGYKLEELEPISIETWIAMTHPDDLANSNISLQEHFNGLTEFYDIECRMKHKDGHFVWVHDRGKVVSYTADGKPLMMYGTHADITTQKHNQLALMHSRDQFKTLVANIPGVTYRCKADEHWTMLFMSEHIYSLIGYSASDFIDNAVRSYASVIHPEDRVLIVNLVEKAILNLSSWVITYRVLHHNGSVMWVEEHGAAEYDSNGVVQFLDGFIMDVTKENKLQDQLIKLTQQLPGVVYQFQLWPDGRSAFPYASDAIKDIYGVTPEEVLSDASNAFAKIYPEDLAAVGHSIEQSSQQQAIWEQEYRVYRDDNSLMWLSGKATPEMMPDGSTLWHGYIHDITQTKEYYLKLEELNLQLNVAQQSLDLASEQAQIGYWHASLKHGTLWWSPIIYQIFGFDAQDIVPSVTLFKSAVHPDDIDKVEKSEQQARLTGIHNVVHRIIKPNGEVRWVHELGQLVTEDKNPDLLMIGSVQDVTDRMKLQQMKDEFISTVSHELRTPLTSIYGALNLLQSGKIVTLPAKAEKLIDIASSNCKQLSRLINDLLDIEKLAAGKMLFEMQRLNIVPLLQRAIDDHQPYADLHKITLALQLDESMDEIWLFVDEHRLLQILTNLLSNAVKFSPPTGGVTLSATIIAGEVEIAVQDQGAGISEDFKSKIFEKFSQADASSSKAKGGTGLGLALCKELIEVMNGRIGYNSEPGCGARFYIRLPVAADM
- a CDS encoding response regulator, yielding MPLEKILHVEDAETIRVIVEMALVDISGFTLVSCDGGYEAIRQVEHFTPDLILLDAMMPGIDGLQTLAEIRKKPHCQTIPVVFMTARIQQSEKQEYLNAGAVAVIEKPFDAMSLGDKLESIYQAYFASQDTNNPE
- a CDS encoding prolyl oligopeptidase family serine peptidase translates to MNKALVSLCVLSSITATAAFAEQKVVQQTPVKAALMAEQTDSFQWLEEVEGKKPLAWVTEKNAHSAAAIKSYKGFETLVDNSLAILNSKDRIPYAERKGEYLYNFWKDETHVRGIYRRTSLTEYVKDDPKWETVLDIDAIAKADDVSWVFKGINCHTPDNTLCLVSLSRGGADAVEVREFNLKTKSFIKNGFLLPEAKSDLTWLNQDQVFVATDFGGTEGMTDSGYASVVKLWQRGTALDKASFIYQSDKSSVAAGAQVLDDGESKIVLIGDYHTFYTASHFVYDQGKLTELNIPKDAEIKGYFKGNIYLELKSELTSQKLAQGAVVYAPVASLISANPEYQLLTAPDAHSAIAQVAFSKSAVYVNYLEDVKSKLVRFEPKADSTWVQTPVAFDANGSLTIFDIEQDRDDFYVDYNSFLEPSSLYEVQGNTLAINKLKSLPQQFDAERFVTEQYFATSKDGTKVPYFVVMDKNLKFNGKNPTLLYGYGGFEISLRPKYSATIGKNWLEQGGVYVLSNIRGGGEYGPAWHQAALKQNRHKAYEDFEAIAEDLISRNITSSQHLGIQGGSNGGLLMGAALTRRPDLYNAVVCQVPLLDMKRFSQLLAGASWMGEYGNPDIAEEWAYIKTYSPYHNLDKSKKYPKAFFTTSTRDDRVHPGHARKMVAKMESMGIDVLYYENMEGGHAGAADNKQAAELSSLVYAYLLQQLK
- a CDS encoding DUF4136 domain-containing protein is translated as MLKHFNQLILSVCIVMLTACTASNIESTPTSRITMVTSGDLYSVAKTYAWHASMFSVHTANKIDEQTLKTQLRDSVDKIMAEKGYQVVKATDSPQMTIGFGMALASEMSDAEILAKAGLVPGLATQGVDSEHEKGSVLIALFNPIVEQPFWRVLAQGFTEPDNNMAQREARFDNLARMMLNSVPKAD